A part of Rhodamnia argentea isolate NSW1041297 chromosome 8, ASM2092103v1, whole genome shotgun sequence genomic DNA contains:
- the LOC115738197 gene encoding uncharacterized protein LOC115738197, whose product MEAPDKAAEKAEADSVSREATVVLPPTVDNAVRVTEQAPQVRHWRRPNLFLDIPPRKEVSSRDALGIAMPITPSPTPKRVNFLLTPNSGPSKARVNESPGSSSSRSRSPFKSLLPRLSFLYRSPSGDVEKAANTVEGGSPKVSQEKASISRSLSLTKIFTPRMRRTSSLPVTPVTNSNQESTQDQMACGAPHPNRKGSQKQISRSLSVPLNKERSIGRMDSFFRVIPSTPRVIEGHAASNMSSNPENDADGEDIPEEEAVCRICLVELCEGGETLKMECSCKGEMALAHKECAIKWFSIKGNKTCDVCKKEVQNLPVTLLRIQSSRTWNTGASGVQPLDLNGYQMWQEVPVLIIVSMLAYFCFLEQLLVGKMGTGAIAISLPFSCVLGLLASMTSSTMVRSRYVWIYASVQFALVVLFAHVFYSLIRLQAVLAVLFATFAGFGIAMSVSSIVVEFLRWRRRRDAPSVQSHVPQPIARPGRYPRTMIPPLLGPLYSHHTELNSPGTHQWS is encoded by the exons ATGGAAGCTCCTGACAAGGCCGCAGAGAAAGCAGAGGCCGATTCTGTTTCGCGTGAAGCGACTGTTGTTCTGCCGCCGACG GTCGATAATGCCGTGAGAGTAACTGAACAAGCCCCACAAGTTCGTCACTGGAGGCGACCAAACCTCTTCCTCGACATACCCCCGCGAAAGGAGGTATCTTCTCGAGATGCCCTTGGGATAGCAATGCCGATAACGCCGAGCCCCACGCCCAAGAGAGTGAATTTCCTCTTGACACCGAATTCTGGTCCTAGCAAAGCAAGAGTTAATGAATCACCGGGTTCTTCTTCGTCCAGAAGCAGATCGCCTTTCAAGAGTCTTTTACCAAGATTAAGCTTCTTGTATCGGAGTCCCTCCGGTGATGTTGAGAAAGCAGCCAACACGGTAGAAGGAGGGTCGCCAAAAGTTTCGCAAGAAAAGGCTTCGATCTCGAGGTCGTTGTCCCTTACGAAGATATTCACTCCACGAATGAGGAGAACTTCGTCCCTGCCAGTTACTCCAGTCACTAATTCAAATCAAGAATCTACGCAAGATCAAATGGCCTGTGGTGCTCCACATCCAAAT AGAAAAGGATCGCAGAAACAGATATCTCGATCTCTCTCAGTCCCTCTCAACAAAGAAAGAAGCATTGGAAGGATGGATTCTTTCTTCCGCGTAATACCTTCCACTCCTCGTGTAATAGAAGGACATGCTGCATCCAATATGTCAAGCAATCCTG AAAATGATGCTGATGGCGAAGACATACCGGAGGAAGAGGCCGTCTGTAGAATTTGTCTGGTCGAGTTATGTGAAGGAGGTGAGACCCTTAAGATGGAATGCAgctgcaaaggtgaaatggctCTCGCTCACAAAGAATGCGCCATCAAATGGTTTAGCATCAAAGGTAACAAAACCTGCGATGTGTGCAAAAAAGAAGTTCAGAATCTGCCGGTCACCCTGCTACGTATTCAAAGTTCCCGAACTTGGAATACCGGAGCAAGTGGAGTTCAGCCGTTGGATCTCAATGGATACCA GATGTGGCAGGAAGTTCCCGTGCTCATCATCGTCAGCATGCTTGCCTACTTTTGTTTCCTTGAGCAGCTATTG GTTGGAAAAATGGGTACCGGTGCAATTGCGATATCGCTGCCATTTTCCTGTGTCTTGGGTCTTCTGGCATCCATGACTTCGTCGACTATGG TGAGAAGCAGATATGTTTGGATTTATGCATCGGTACAGTTCGCCCTGGTGGTTCTCTTTGCTCACGTTTTTTACTCCTTG ATTCGGCTGCAAGCAGTCTTAGCGGTCCTCTTTGCGACGTTTGCCGGTTTTGGGATCGCGATGAGCGTGAGCTCCATCGTCGTGGAGTTCCTGAGGTGGAGAAGAAGACGGGACGCTCCGTCGGTGCAGTCGCACGTTCCGCAACCGATTGCTCGGCCTGGTCGATACCCCAGGACCATGATTCCGCCGCTGTTAGGCCCTCTTTACAGCCATCATACCGAATTAAACAGTCCGGGGACACATCAATGGAGTTGA
- the LOC115738196 gene encoding zinc finger CCCH domain-containing protein 24 isoform X1 has product MAASPIDEMATPKPLNPTDGENPPLTLNGHDSTPQPDLRSPSDPHSAAAAGAADDDDAVSGQKRKRESEGDGSDHPSPHLLWKTSLCSYFRRDSGSCSHGAACRYAHGEEELRLRPDKTWDPTSERAKKALRAADGGKRGDASESAKEDVLMTEMMVDDDGGDGKLSKCIVHLPRKWSSDHLRKFLDEQGIIHKSAKKKKGMVVGFVTFEDAEQLKSAIEGLEGKSIGSKNIKIADVMPRSFENKAKQGVAVPQRESLNDEVEENAVSDGSRNDCSNTNTPALGGSSARARSARDVVTPLAHMSYVDQLVHKVNALMQMLKKLTRNARKACPSGISLPDWILKSKERGGLPCELEGIMESPLTDGYRNKCEFSVGYSLQGKPTVGFMLGNYREGVTAVEEPIDCPNVSRIACKYASIFQEFLQCSGLPIWNRFNNTGFWRQLTVREGRTNRKSGDSENRESSIAEVMLILQVCSVGLDNAIVSSEFERLVQAFVAGAAESIPSMPLTAVVVQDHQGISNAAPANAPLRLLPIPQPNNGVSAELTKDGKEARIHDYISNLQFCISPTAFFQVNTLAAEKLYSLAGDWAGLDQDTLLFDVCCGTGTIGLTLAHRVGMVIGIEMNASAVSDAQRNAEINGIRNCKFVCAKAEDVMGSLLKEYLHAITQNLDEVASASQSHEEPISAESEGAVADKMLETENGSNNCPEINQEASGSPGIKEQVSECLEEKSSTSGLGRTPAQQFKKVVAIVDPPRMGLHPTVIKVLRTHPHLRKLVYISCNPETLVANAIELCTPSPENNEKGKKDSRAWRNMSSAGLARHRVKSMPNSEPFHPVKAMAVDLFPHTPHCELVMLLERIRHHYGCD; this is encoded by the exons ATGGCGGCATCTCCCATCGACGAAATGGCGACGCCCAAACCCCTGAACCCCACCGACGGCGAAAACCCCCCGCTAACactcaacggccacgattccaCCCCTCAACCCGACCTCCGATCACCGTCGGATCCTCATTCCGCCGCTGCAGCCGGAGCGGCCGATGACGACGATGCAGTTTCGGGCCAAAAACGCAAGAGAGAGTCCGAAGGCGATGGCTCCGATCACCCATCGCCTCACCTTCTGTGGAAAACCAGCCTCTGCTCCTACTTCAGGCGCGACTCCGGGTCCTGCAGCCATGGCGCCGCGTGCAGGTACGCGCACGGCGAGGAGGAGCTGAGGCTGCGGCCCGACAAGACGTGGGACCCCACTTCGGAGAGGGCGAAGAAGGCGTTGAGAGCAGCGGACGGGGGCAAGCGTGGCGACGCTTCGGAGAGCGCGAAGGAGGATGTGCTGATGACGGAGATGATGGTCGATGACGACGGTGGTGATGGTAAGTTGAGTAAGTGCATAGTGCATTTGCCCAGGAAGTGGAGTTCCGATCACTTGAGGAAGTTTCTCGATGAGCAG GGAATCATTCATAAATctgccaagaaaaagaaaggcatgGTTGTTGGTTTTGTTACTTTTGAAGATGCCGAGCAAttgaaaagtgcaattgag GGCCTTGAAGGAAAATCTATTGGCAGCAAGAATATAAAAATCGCAGATGTTATGCCACGATCATTTGAGAACAAAGCAAAACAAGGAGTTGCGGTGCCCCAAAGAGAATCTCTTAATGATGAAGTGGAGGAGAATGCTGTCTCAGATGGATCAAGGAATGACTGCTCTAACACCAATACTCCAGCACTTGGTGGTTCATCTGCGAGGGCAAGAAGTGCTCGTGACGTTGTGACTCCCCTTGCCCATATGTCTTATGTTGATCAGTTGGTACACAAAGTAAACGCTCTAATGCAAATGCTGAAAAAACTG ACCAGAAATGCACGCAAAGCTTGTCCTAGTGGCATTTCACTTCCAGATTGGATTCTCAAGTCGAAAGAAAGAG GTGGTCTTCCATGTGAACTAGAAGGTATAATGGAATCCCCCCTTACTGATGGATACCGCAATAAGTGTGAGTTTTCGGTTGGATATTCCCTTCAAGGGAAACCGACTGTAGGTTTCATGCTTGGAAACTACAG GGAAGGGGTGACTGCAGTTGAAGAGCCAATTGACTGCCCAAATGTGTCTAGAATTGCATGCAAGTATGCTTCGATCTTTCAGGAGTTTCTGCAATGCTCAGGCTTACCAATTTGGAATAGATTCAACAATACTGGGTTCTGGCGTCAATTGACG GTTCGAGAAGGAAGGACAAACAGGAAAAGCGGTGATTCTGAAAATAGGGAGAGTAGCATAGCAGAAGTCATGCTTATTCTTCAG GTTTGTTCAGTGGGCCTTGATAATGCCATTGTCAGCAGTGAATTTGAGAGGCTGGTTCAAGCATTTGTGGCTGGAGCTGCAGAAAGTATACCCTCGATGCCACTAACAGCTGTGGTTGTTCAG GATCACCAAGGAATATCGAATGCAGCACCAGCCAATGCTCCACTTCGCTTGCTACCCATTCCTCAGCCAAATAATGGTGTTTCAGCAGAGTTGACAAAGGATGGTAAAGAAGCAAGGATTCATGATTACATAAGCAATCTCCAGTTTTGTATATCACCAACAGCTTTCTTCCAG GTTAACACCCTTGCCGCAGAGAAGCTTTATTCACTTGCTGGTGATTGGGCTGGTCTAGATCAGGATACTCTGCTCTTTGATGTATGCTGTGGTACTGGGACAATTGGTCTCACTTTGGCACATCGTGTTGGTATG GTGATAGGCATTGAAATGAATGCTTCTGCCGTTTCGGATGCTCAAAGAAATGCAGAGATTAATGGCATAAGAAACTGTAAATTTGTCTGTGCAAAG GCTGAGGATGTCATGGGATCTCTTTTGAAGGAGTACCTGCATGCTATAACACAGAATCTTGATGAGGTTGCAAGTGCATCACAAAGTCACGAAGAACCTATTTCCGCTGAAAGTGAAGGTGCTGTCGCAGATAAGATGCTGGAAACTGAAAATGGTTCAAATAATTGTCCTGAAATCAACCAGGAGGCATCTGGTTCTCCAGGAATTAAGGAACAAGTATCGGAATGCCTAGAAGAAAAGAGTTCCACATCAGGATTGGGACGTACTCCGGCACAGCAATTTAAGAAAGTTGTTGCTATTGTTGATCCTCCACGTATGGGGCTCCATCCAACT GTCATCAAAGTTCTGAGAACTCATCCACATCTCCGAAAGCTTGT ATATATCTCCTGCAATCCTGAAACCTTAGTGGCAAATGCTATTGAGCTCTGCACACCAAGTCCTGAGAATaatgagaaagggaaaaaagatagcCGGGCTTGGCGAAACATGAGCAGTGCCGGCCTCGCACGGCACAGGGTAAAGTCTATGCCTAACTCAGAGCCTTTCCATCCCGTAAAAGCCATGGCTGTCGATCTTTTCCCTCATACTCCACACTGTGAACTGGTGATGCTTCTGGAGAG GATCCGCCATCACTACGGTTGTGATTGA
- the LOC115738196 gene encoding zinc finger CCCH domain-containing protein 24 isoform X2, which translates to MAASPIDEMATPKPLNPTDGENPPLTLNGHDSTPQPDLRSPSDPHSAAAAGAADDDDAVSGQKRKRESEGDGSDHPSPHLLWKTSLCSYFRRDSGSCSHGAACRYAHGEEELRLRPDKTWDPTSERAKKALRAADGGKRGDASESAKEDVLMTEMMVDDDGGDGKLSKCIVHLPRKWSSDHLRKFLDEQGIIHKSAKKKKGMVVGFVTFEDAEQLKSAIEGLEGKSIGSKNIKIADVMPRSFENKAKQGVAVPQRESLNDEVEENAVSDGSRNDCSNTNTPALGGSSARARSARDVVTPLAHMSYVDQLVHKVNALMQMLKKLTRNARKACPSGISLPDWILKSKERGGLPCELEGIMESPLTDGYRNKCEFSVGYSLQGKPTVGFMLGNYREGVTAVEEPIDCPNVSRIACKYASIFQEFLQCSGLPIWNRFNNTGFWRQLTVREGRTNRKSGDSENRESSIAEVMLILQVCSVGLDNAIVSSEFERLVQAFVAGAAESIPSMPLTAVVVQDHQGISNAAPANAPLRLLPIPQPNNGVSAELTKDGKEARIHDYISNLQFCISPTAFFQVNTLAAEKLYSLAGDWAGLDQDTLLFDVCCGTGTIGLTLAHRVGMVIGIEMNASAVSDAQRNAEINGIRNCKFVCAKAEDVMGSLLKEYLHAITQNLDEVASASQSHEEPISAESEGAVADKMLETENGSNNCPEINQEASGSPGIKEQVSECLEEKSSTSGLGRTPAQQFKKVVAIVDPPRMGLHPTVIKVLRTHPHLRKLVYISCNPETLVANAIELCTPSPENNEKGKKDSRAWRNMSSAGLARHRVKSMPNSEPFHPVKAMAVDLFPHTPHCELVMLLER; encoded by the exons ATGGCGGCATCTCCCATCGACGAAATGGCGACGCCCAAACCCCTGAACCCCACCGACGGCGAAAACCCCCCGCTAACactcaacggccacgattccaCCCCTCAACCCGACCTCCGATCACCGTCGGATCCTCATTCCGCCGCTGCAGCCGGAGCGGCCGATGACGACGATGCAGTTTCGGGCCAAAAACGCAAGAGAGAGTCCGAAGGCGATGGCTCCGATCACCCATCGCCTCACCTTCTGTGGAAAACCAGCCTCTGCTCCTACTTCAGGCGCGACTCCGGGTCCTGCAGCCATGGCGCCGCGTGCAGGTACGCGCACGGCGAGGAGGAGCTGAGGCTGCGGCCCGACAAGACGTGGGACCCCACTTCGGAGAGGGCGAAGAAGGCGTTGAGAGCAGCGGACGGGGGCAAGCGTGGCGACGCTTCGGAGAGCGCGAAGGAGGATGTGCTGATGACGGAGATGATGGTCGATGACGACGGTGGTGATGGTAAGTTGAGTAAGTGCATAGTGCATTTGCCCAGGAAGTGGAGTTCCGATCACTTGAGGAAGTTTCTCGATGAGCAG GGAATCATTCATAAATctgccaagaaaaagaaaggcatgGTTGTTGGTTTTGTTACTTTTGAAGATGCCGAGCAAttgaaaagtgcaattgag GGCCTTGAAGGAAAATCTATTGGCAGCAAGAATATAAAAATCGCAGATGTTATGCCACGATCATTTGAGAACAAAGCAAAACAAGGAGTTGCGGTGCCCCAAAGAGAATCTCTTAATGATGAAGTGGAGGAGAATGCTGTCTCAGATGGATCAAGGAATGACTGCTCTAACACCAATACTCCAGCACTTGGTGGTTCATCTGCGAGGGCAAGAAGTGCTCGTGACGTTGTGACTCCCCTTGCCCATATGTCTTATGTTGATCAGTTGGTACACAAAGTAAACGCTCTAATGCAAATGCTGAAAAAACTG ACCAGAAATGCACGCAAAGCTTGTCCTAGTGGCATTTCACTTCCAGATTGGATTCTCAAGTCGAAAGAAAGAG GTGGTCTTCCATGTGAACTAGAAGGTATAATGGAATCCCCCCTTACTGATGGATACCGCAATAAGTGTGAGTTTTCGGTTGGATATTCCCTTCAAGGGAAACCGACTGTAGGTTTCATGCTTGGAAACTACAG GGAAGGGGTGACTGCAGTTGAAGAGCCAATTGACTGCCCAAATGTGTCTAGAATTGCATGCAAGTATGCTTCGATCTTTCAGGAGTTTCTGCAATGCTCAGGCTTACCAATTTGGAATAGATTCAACAATACTGGGTTCTGGCGTCAATTGACG GTTCGAGAAGGAAGGACAAACAGGAAAAGCGGTGATTCTGAAAATAGGGAGAGTAGCATAGCAGAAGTCATGCTTATTCTTCAG GTTTGTTCAGTGGGCCTTGATAATGCCATTGTCAGCAGTGAATTTGAGAGGCTGGTTCAAGCATTTGTGGCTGGAGCTGCAGAAAGTATACCCTCGATGCCACTAACAGCTGTGGTTGTTCAG GATCACCAAGGAATATCGAATGCAGCACCAGCCAATGCTCCACTTCGCTTGCTACCCATTCCTCAGCCAAATAATGGTGTTTCAGCAGAGTTGACAAAGGATGGTAAAGAAGCAAGGATTCATGATTACATAAGCAATCTCCAGTTTTGTATATCACCAACAGCTTTCTTCCAG GTTAACACCCTTGCCGCAGAGAAGCTTTATTCACTTGCTGGTGATTGGGCTGGTCTAGATCAGGATACTCTGCTCTTTGATGTATGCTGTGGTACTGGGACAATTGGTCTCACTTTGGCACATCGTGTTGGTATG GTGATAGGCATTGAAATGAATGCTTCTGCCGTTTCGGATGCTCAAAGAAATGCAGAGATTAATGGCATAAGAAACTGTAAATTTGTCTGTGCAAAG GCTGAGGATGTCATGGGATCTCTTTTGAAGGAGTACCTGCATGCTATAACACAGAATCTTGATGAGGTTGCAAGTGCATCACAAAGTCACGAAGAACCTATTTCCGCTGAAAGTGAAGGTGCTGTCGCAGATAAGATGCTGGAAACTGAAAATGGTTCAAATAATTGTCCTGAAATCAACCAGGAGGCATCTGGTTCTCCAGGAATTAAGGAACAAGTATCGGAATGCCTAGAAGAAAAGAGTTCCACATCAGGATTGGGACGTACTCCGGCACAGCAATTTAAGAAAGTTGTTGCTATTGTTGATCCTCCACGTATGGGGCTCCATCCAACT GTCATCAAAGTTCTGAGAACTCATCCACATCTCCGAAAGCTTGT ATATATCTCCTGCAATCCTGAAACCTTAGTGGCAAATGCTATTGAGCTCTGCACACCAAGTCCTGAGAATaatgagaaagggaaaaaagatagcCGGGCTTGGCGAAACATGAGCAGTGCCGGCCTCGCACGGCACAGGGTAAAGTCTATGCCTAACTCAGAGCCTTTCCATCCCGTAAAAGCCATGGCTGTCGATCTTTTCCCTCATACTCCACACTGTGAACTGGTGATGCTTCTGGAGAGGTAA
- the LOC115738199 gene encoding vegetative cell wall protein gp1-like: MAKLCLGTLLALVLLPLALSADPPQIPPTLSPQLPPDAPSPASPPPDAGAPENHPAISPAGSVSSPPSPPPSGSPPAPSPSPAPAPPSPAPSPSSNSTGTSRAGVAVADEDVGGGGSSGGGLSSTKKAGIVAAAVVFAGLVLLGGMVYKRRKDNIRRSQYSCAARREIL, encoded by the coding sequence ATGGCGAAGCTCTGTCTGGGCACCCTCCTCGCCCTCGTCCTCCTCCCCCTCGCGCTCTCAGCAGATCCGCCTCAGATCCCGCCGACCCTTTCCCCCCAGCTCCCCCCCGACGCCCCTTCTCCGGCTTCCCCTCCTCCGGACGCCGGAGCTCCCGAGAACCACCCGGCGATCTCCCCGGCCGGCTCCGTTTCGTCCCCGCCGTCACCTCCCCCGTCGGGCTCGCCTCccgctccctctccctctccggcCCCCGCGCCGCCGTCGCCGGCTCCGTCCCCGAGCAGCAACTCCACCGGCACGAGCCGCGCGGGGGTGGCCGTAGCGGACGAGGACGTGGGAGGCGGCGGATCGTCGGGCGGGGGGCTGAGCAGCACGAAGAAGGCGGGGAtcgtggcggcggcggtggtgttCGCGGGGCTGGTGCTGCTGGGAGGGATGGTGTACAAGAGGAGGAAGGACAACATAAGGCGGTCGCAGTACAGCTGCGCGGCTCGGAGGGAGATCCTCTAG
- the LOC115738198 gene encoding probable E3 ubiquitin-protein ligase LOG2 — translation MGNMGSSSSGRRRRRSHPPPPQPPPMPPPPDGAGNRYVFAAATPYPSQYPNPNPPGYYPYHGYYPQQPVPGPYGPPPYPNWAGGQYPYGAVPAPVTPYVEHQKAVTIRNDVNIKKETLRVEPDEDDPGKYLISFTFDATAPGSITLIFFAKETEGCNLIATRESLRKPVTVDFEQGLGQKFRQPSRTGVDSSMLEEMDAGKNGDVEIYPLAVKAEACPLSAAETDSSSARNSQITQALIEKGKEEYKARVVKQILWVNGMRYELQEIYGIGNAVEGDFDGNDSGKECVICLSEPRDTTVLPCRHMCMCSGCAKVLRFRTTRCPICRQPVERLLEIKVNNGSDDSEESTTKAT, via the exons atgggaaACATGGGGAGCAGCAGCTCTGGGCGCCGAAGGCGGCGGAGCCACCCACCTCCTCCTCAGCCGCCTCCCATGCCTCCTCCGCCTGATGGTGCCGGCAACCGGTACGTGTTCGCCGCCGCCACCCCGTATCCATCTCAGTACCCTAATCCGAATCCGCCGGGTTACTATCCGTACCATGGATACTATCCGCAGCAACCGGTGCCCGGTCCTTACGGACCACCGCCTTACCCGAACTGGGCCGGTGGGCAGTACCCATATGGGGCCGTTCCTGCTCCTGTTACCCCCTATGTCGAGCACCAGAAGGCAGTCACAATTAGGAATGATGTTAACATCAAGAAGGAGACGCTTCGCGTTGAACCAGATGAGGATGATCCGGGAAAGTATCTTATTTCTTTCACTTTCGATGCCACTGCTCCTGGAAG CATCACTCTCATCTTTTTCGCCAAGGAAACTGAAGGCTGTAACTTAATCGCGACAAGGGAGAGCCTACGCAAACCTGTCACAGTAGATTTTGAGCAAGGTCTAGGCCAGAAGTTTCGGCAACCTTCCAGGACTGGTGTTGACTCCTCGATGCTTGAGGAAATGGATGCAGGAAAAAATGGTGATGTCGAGATTTATCCTCTTGCGGTGAAGGCTGAAGCGTGCCCGTTGAGTGCTGCAGAGACGGATAGTAGTTCAGCTAGAAATTCTCAGATAACCCAAGCACTGAttgagaaagggaaagaagaataCAAGGCGCGTGTGGTGAAACAGATTCTCTGGGTTAATGGGATGAGGTATGAGCTGCAGGAGATTTATGGTATTGGAAACGCGGTCGAGGGGGATTTCGATGGTAATGACTCTGGGAAGGAATGTGTCATTTGTTTGTCAGAACCACGGGATACGACGGTCCTCCCTTGCAGACACATG TGTATGTGCAGCGGCTGTGCTAAGGTCCTCAGGTTCCGGACGACCAGGTGCCCAATTTGCCGGCAACCGGTAGAGCGGCTACTGGAAATTAAGGTGAACAATGGCAGCGACGACTCTGAAGAGTCCACGACTAAAGCAACGTAA